Proteins encoded in a region of the Drosophila sechellia strain sech25 chromosome 2L, ASM438219v1, whole genome shotgun sequence genome:
- the LOC6613665 gene encoding uncharacterized protein LOC6613665 → MREKWKALLILLQLLAHLESGQAIWFPWYFQRYGLDPHSSRHGGGHKNHTDPGSTCPPGYELKPSVAGLSGGMPECERVDGSKKTARLCDDNPVLMQLARLYVVSPERIVLLLAQPSLTESCAEISDVLDNIRNSMRNCVLAPDNIYGRLAEGLSYFQSEVCVGDDSSNRKRCTGLQESHNCLKELRTDMIECEAPADWYERRNASKVCHIFNDVLNCYYTRAALLCGLEVARQLRSFAGDSMGRAMIHKCEVSKRLPRVDNAMPINASSRASLSILRVISSWIFVIYFSGIKYIF, encoded by the coding sequence ATGAGAGAAAAGTGGAAAGCTCTGTTGATATTGCTTCAGCTCCTGGCTCATTTGGAATCGGGTCAGGCTATTTGGTTTCCCTGGTATTTTCAGCGTTACGGACTGGATCCACATTCCTCGCGCCATGGCGGAGGTCATAAAAACCACACGGACCCCGGGTCAACCTGCCCACCTGGCTACGAACTAAAGCCATCCGTGGCAGGATTGTCTGGAGGAATGCCCGAATGTGAACGCGTTGATGGATCGAAAAAAACAGCACGCTTATGCGACGATAATCCCGTGTTGATGCAACTGGCGCGTCTCTACGTGGTGAGTCCTGAGAGGATTGTTCTGCTCCTGGCGCAGCCCTCACTAACCGAGTCCTGCGCCGAGATCAGCGATGTGCTGGACAACATTCGGAACTCCATGCGCAACTGTGTCCTGGCCCCGGATAACATATACGGTAGACTAGCTGAGGGACTGAGCTACTTCCAATCGGAGGTCTGCGTTGGTGACGATAGCAGCAACAGGAAGCGGTGCACCGGACTCCAGGAGTCACACAACTGCCTCAAGGAACTCCGGACGGACATGATCGAGTGCGAGGCACCGGCTGATTGGTACGAACGCAGGAATGCCAGCAAGGTGTGCCACATCTTCAACGATGTCCTGAACTGTTACTATACGAGGGCAGCCTTGTTGTGCGGACTCGAGGTCGCCAGGCAACTAAGATCCTTTGCAGGAGACAGCATGGGCAGGGCCATGATACACAAGTGCGAGGTCAGCAAAAGGCTGCCCCGGGTTGATAATGCCATGCCCATCAACGCAAGTTCGAGGGCTAGTTTATCAATATTGCGTGTAATTAGTTCATGGATTTTCGTTATTTATTTCTCAggcattaaatatattttttga